The Echeneis naucrates chromosome 8, fEcheNa1.1, whole genome shotgun sequence genome has a window encoding:
- the rln3a gene encoding relaxin-3a translates to MWKAVVLTICMLVAGVQPMEDPTYGVKLCGREFIRAVIFTCGGSRWKRSLRSTDVLDGPFSSHQDDSLEDLSQNLVVENLLQRKRDPSFTSREDHEEVFSRLTRSFISDDILEALRKADRKGRDVVVGLSNACCKWGCSKSEISSLC, encoded by the exons ATGTGGAAGGCTGTGGTACTGACCATATGTATGCTGGTGGCTGGGGTTCAGCCTATGGAGGACCCAACATACGGGGTCAAGCTCTGTGGCCGGGAATTCATCCGGGCAGTCATTTTCACTTGTGGGGGCTCACGATGGAAACGGTCACTCAGGAGCACAG ATGTTTTAGATGGCCCATTTAGCTCCCATCAGGATGACTCCTTGGAAGACTTGAGTCAAAACTTGGTGGTGGAGAATCTTCTCCAAAGGAAGAGAGACCCGAGCTTCACATCTAGAGAAGACCATGAGGAAGTGTTTAGCAGGCTGACCCGATCTTTCATCAGTGATGATATCCTGGAAGCCTTGCGCAAGGCTGACCGCAAGGGCCGGGATGTGGTGGTCGGTCTCTCCAACGCCTGCTGCAAGTGGGGCTGCAGCAAGAGTGAGATAAGCTCCCTTTGTTGA
- the rfx1a gene encoding MHC class II regulatory factor RFX1a isoform X2: MASSGYVGEIQPAAPSQGASVSVTPGQPDGSSTPTTTPQFLAEIQTTVTTPTVVTPTGQATPAEQGTSITNQKPAAGSQAQSTAQAQPAQTQYVTAEIQGSPTQSGNAQGTPQYIVVTVTEGSLHSSDSVSDSSPPPAVVQTGVPTQVVQQVQPSQQRSVVQATAQIAKTEPGTQLSVTNLQPVHISQEVQQQLTSVPVQHVYTNQVQYVEGGDTNYTTSTIRSSTFSYTDTPLYTQTNAAQYYEGQPTSGSQPSTPGTPLTVSVTTGTTGAVSMFVAQPTSAAGGGTTVVTTGGTTNGAGDGAGTNGGAASSYVIQGGYMLGSSSGGATSNSQNYSHTARASPATVQWLLDNYETAEGVSLPRSTLYCHYLLHCQEQKLEPVNAASFGKLIRSVFMGLRTRRLGTRGNSKYHYYGLRIKAGSSLLRLMEDQQHLAMRQQPFSQKQRLKPVHKVEGMTNGTASGAGQQQQQQQGSGHVDISTQVQQYQQFLDASRALPEFPDIDLQGKSLPEGIELDHIKSFQLLYREHCEAILDVMVNLQFTLVETLWKTFWRFSQSQAGDATLAVHDESEKRLPKSCLVLLCKYEPVLRWSRDCDNSLYQGLVEILIPDVLRPIPSALTQAIRNFAKSLESWLTNAMMNIPEEMVRIKVTSANAFAQTLRRYTSLNHLAQAARAVLQNTAQINQMLSDLNRVDFANVQEQASWVCRCEDRVVQRLEQDFKLTLQQQNSLEQWAAWLDGVVSQVLKPYQHSPAFPKAAKLFLLKWSFYSSMVIRDLTLRSAASFGSFHLIRLLYDEYMYYLIEHRVAQAKGETPIAVMGEFASLGRGLNQLDPDKEDEEEEDESDDEGQELTLPSDGAVLGEESLEPPAKLARTDQRVLFTTGSADN; this comes from the exons ATGGCCTCCTCGGGCTATGTAGGTGAGATCCAGCCAGCAGCCCCATCCCAGGGTGCCAGTGTTTCTGTCACACCTGGGCAACCTGACGGTAGCTCCACCCCTACAACTACTCCCCAGTTTCTGGCTGAGATTCAGACTACAGTGACTACTCCTACAGTTGTCACACCTACCGGCCAAGCTACTCCTGCTGAACAGGGCACTTCAATCACCAATCAGAAGCCTGCAGCTGGTAGTCAAGCCCAGTCCACAGCACAGGCCCAGCCAGCTCAGACTCAGTATGTAACGGCAGAGATCCAGGGCTCGCCAACACAGTCTGGAAACGCTCAAGGCACTCCTCAATACATTGTTGTTACTGTCACAG agGGCTCTCTTCACTCAAGTGACAGCGTCTCAGACTCTAGTCCACCTCCAGCTGTGGTGCAGACAGGAGTTCCCACACAGGTTGTTCAGCAGGTACAGCCATCTCAACAG AGGTCTGTGGTCCAGGCCACGGCTCAAATAGCCAAGACTGAGCCAGGAACCCAACTCAGTGTCACCAATCTACAACCTGTTCATATAAGCCAGGAG gtccagcagcagctcacatcaGTGCCAGTTCAACACGTGTACACCAATCAAGTTCAGTATGTGGAAGGAGGAGACACAAACTACACCACCAGCACCAT TCGCTCCAGTACCTTCTCTTACACTGACACACCCCTGTACACTCAGACAAACGCTGCCCAATATTATGAGGGTCAGCCAACATCAGGCTCTCAGCCCTCTACCCCTGGCACACCTCTTACAGTTTCGGTGACTACTGGAACAACAGGAGCTGTATCCATGTTTGTGGCCCAGCCCACCAGTGCAGCAGGGGGAGGAACAACAGTAGTGACCACAGGTGGCACCACCAATGGTGCAGGGGATGGGGCAGGCACGAATGGTGGCGCAGCAAGCAGCTATGTGATCCAGGGGGGTTACATGCtgggcagcagcagtggaggggCAACTAGCAACAGTCAAAACTACTCTCACACTGCCCGGGCCTCCCCAGCCACT GTACAGTGGTTGCTGGACAACTATGAGACAGCTGAAGGAGTGAGTCTGCCACGTTCCACCCTCTACTGCCACTATCTGCTGCACTGCCAGGAGCAGAAACTCGAGCCTGTCAATGCTGCCTCTTTTGGGAAACTCATTAGATCTGTGTTCATGGGGCTACGCACACGACGCTTGGGCACAAG GGGTAATTCTAAATATCACTACTATGGGCTGAGGATCAAGGCAGGCTCATCTCTTCTGCGTCTAATGGAGGACCAGCAACATCTGGCCATGAGGCAGCAGCCCTTCTCACAAAAGCAAAG GTTGAAGCCTGTGCATAAAGTGGAAGGAATGACCAATGGCACAGCATCAGGAGctggccagcagcagcaacagcagcaggggTCAGGACATGTGGACATCAGCACCCAGGTTCAGCAGTACCAGCAGTTCCTAG ATGCATCCAGAGCTCTCCCAGAGTTTCCAGACATAGACCTCCAGGGGAAGTCTTTGCCAGAGGGCATTGAGTTGGATCACATTAAGAGCTTTCAGCTACTGTACAGAGAACACTGTGAG GCCATACTAGATGTAATGGTCAACCTGCAGTTTACCCTGGTGGAAACACTTTGGAAGACCTTTTGGAGGTTCAGCCAAAGTCAGGCTGGAGATGCCACGCTGGCTGT TCACGATGAGTCAGAGAAGCGCCTCCCTAAATCCTGCTTGGTTTTGCTGTGCAAGTATGAACCAGTGCTGCGCTGGAGTCGTGATTGTGACAACAGCCTGTACCAGGGTCTGGTGGAGATCCTAATTCCTGACGTCCTCAGGCCCATTCCCA GTGCCTTAACTCAAGCCATCCGTAACTTTGCCAAGAGCTTGGAAAGTTGGCTGACCAATGCCATGATGAACATCCCAGAGGAGATGGTTCGCATCAAG GTAACTTCAGCCAATGCATTTGCCCAGACACTGCGTCGCTACACCAGTCTGAACCACCTTGCCCAGGCTGCCCGCGCTGTCCTCCAAAACACAGCTCAGATCAACCAGATGCTCTCCGACCTTAACCGTGTCGACTTCGCTAACGTTCAG GAGCAGGCTTCATGGGTATGCAGGTGTGAAGACCGGGTTGTCCAACGCCTTGAGCAGGACTTCAAGCTGACTCTTCAGCAACAGAACTCCCTGGAGCAATGGGCTGCATGGCTGGATGGCGTGGTCTCCCAAGTGCTAAAGCCGTACCAGCACAGCCCTGCCTTTCCTAAGGCCGCCAAGCTCTTTCTGCTCAAGTGGTCCTTTTACAG TTCCATGGTGATCAGGGACTTAACTCTGAGAAGTGCAGCCAGTTTTGGTTCCTTTCATCTGATCCGCCTGCTGTATGATGAGTACATGTACTATCTGATAGAGCACAGGGTGGCCCAGGCTAAAGGAGAGACCCCCATTGCTGTCATGGGAGAG TTTGCCAGTTTAGGCCGAGGTTTAAACCAGCTGGACCCTGATAAAG aggatgaagaagaagaagatgagagtGATGATGAAGGTCAGGAACTGACCCTTCCCTCAGACGGGGCTGTGCTAGGAGAAGAGTCTCTGGAGCCGCCTGCTAAGCTGGCCAGAACTGACCAGAGAGTCCTCTTCACTACTGGATCAGCTGACAACTAA
- the rfx1a gene encoding MHC class II regulatory factor RFX1a isoform X3, producing MASSGYVGEIQPAAPSQGASVSVTPGQPDGSSTPTTTPQFLAEIQTTVTTPTVVTPTGQATPAEQGTSITNQKPAAGSQAQSTAQAQPAQTQYVTAEIQGSPTQSGNAQGTPQYIVVTVTEGSLHSSDSVSDSSPPPAVVQTGVPTQVVQQVQPSQQRSVVQATAQIAKTEPGTQLSVTNLQPVHISQEVQQQLTSVPVQHVYTNQVQYVEGGDTNYTTSTIRSSTFSYTDTPLYTQTNAAQYYEGQPTSGSQPSTPGTPLTVSVTTGTTGAVSMFVAQPTSAAGGGTTVVTTGGTTNGAGDGAGTNGGAASSYVIQGGYMLGSSSGGATSNSQNYSHTARASPATWLLDNYETAEGVSLPRSTLYCHYLLHCQEQKLEPVNAASFGKLIRSVFMGLRTRRLGTRGNSKYHYYGLRIKAGSSLLRLMEDQQHLAMRQQPFSQKQRLKPVHKVEGMTNGTASGAGQQQQQQQGSGHVDISTQVQQYQQFLDASRALPEFPDIDLQGKSLPEGIELDHIKSFQLLYREHCEAILDVMVNLQFTLVETLWKTFWRFSQSQAGDATLAVHDESEKRLPKSCLVLLCKYEPVLRWSRDCDNSLYQGLVEILIPDVLRPIPSALTQAIRNFAKSLESWLTNAMMNIPEEMVRIKVTSANAFAQTLRRYTSLNHLAQAARAVLQNTAQINQMLSDLNRVDFANVQEQASWVCRCEDRVVQRLEQDFKLTLQQQNSLEQWAAWLDGVVSQVLKPYQHSPAFPKAAKLFLLKWSFYSSMVIRDLTLRSAASFGSFHLIRLLYDEYMYYLIEHRVAQAKGETPIAVMGEFASLGRGLNQLDPDKEEDEEEEDESDDEGQELTLPSDGAVLGEESLEPPAKLARTDQRVLFTTGSADN from the exons ATGGCCTCCTCGGGCTATGTAGGTGAGATCCAGCCAGCAGCCCCATCCCAGGGTGCCAGTGTTTCTGTCACACCTGGGCAACCTGACGGTAGCTCCACCCCTACAACTACTCCCCAGTTTCTGGCTGAGATTCAGACTACAGTGACTACTCCTACAGTTGTCACACCTACCGGCCAAGCTACTCCTGCTGAACAGGGCACTTCAATCACCAATCAGAAGCCTGCAGCTGGTAGTCAAGCCCAGTCCACAGCACAGGCCCAGCCAGCTCAGACTCAGTATGTAACGGCAGAGATCCAGGGCTCGCCAACACAGTCTGGAAACGCTCAAGGCACTCCTCAATACATTGTTGTTACTGTCACAG agGGCTCTCTTCACTCAAGTGACAGCGTCTCAGACTCTAGTCCACCTCCAGCTGTGGTGCAGACAGGAGTTCCCACACAGGTTGTTCAGCAGGTACAGCCATCTCAACAG AGGTCTGTGGTCCAGGCCACGGCTCAAATAGCCAAGACTGAGCCAGGAACCCAACTCAGTGTCACCAATCTACAACCTGTTCATATAAGCCAGGAG gtccagcagcagctcacatcaGTGCCAGTTCAACACGTGTACACCAATCAAGTTCAGTATGTGGAAGGAGGAGACACAAACTACACCACCAGCACCAT TCGCTCCAGTACCTTCTCTTACACTGACACACCCCTGTACACTCAGACAAACGCTGCCCAATATTATGAGGGTCAGCCAACATCAGGCTCTCAGCCCTCTACCCCTGGCACACCTCTTACAGTTTCGGTGACTACTGGAACAACAGGAGCTGTATCCATGTTTGTGGCCCAGCCCACCAGTGCAGCAGGGGGAGGAACAACAGTAGTGACCACAGGTGGCACCACCAATGGTGCAGGGGATGGGGCAGGCACGAATGGTGGCGCAGCAAGCAGCTATGTGATCCAGGGGGGTTACATGCtgggcagcagcagtggaggggCAACTAGCAACAGTCAAAACTACTCTCACACTGCCCGGGCCTCCCCAGCCACT TGGTTGCTGGACAACTATGAGACAGCTGAAGGAGTGAGTCTGCCACGTTCCACCCTCTACTGCCACTATCTGCTGCACTGCCAGGAGCAGAAACTCGAGCCTGTCAATGCTGCCTCTTTTGGGAAACTCATTAGATCTGTGTTCATGGGGCTACGCACACGACGCTTGGGCACAAG GGGTAATTCTAAATATCACTACTATGGGCTGAGGATCAAGGCAGGCTCATCTCTTCTGCGTCTAATGGAGGACCAGCAACATCTGGCCATGAGGCAGCAGCCCTTCTCACAAAAGCAAAG GTTGAAGCCTGTGCATAAAGTGGAAGGAATGACCAATGGCACAGCATCAGGAGctggccagcagcagcaacagcagcaggggTCAGGACATGTGGACATCAGCACCCAGGTTCAGCAGTACCAGCAGTTCCTAG ATGCATCCAGAGCTCTCCCAGAGTTTCCAGACATAGACCTCCAGGGGAAGTCTTTGCCAGAGGGCATTGAGTTGGATCACATTAAGAGCTTTCAGCTACTGTACAGAGAACACTGTGAG GCCATACTAGATGTAATGGTCAACCTGCAGTTTACCCTGGTGGAAACACTTTGGAAGACCTTTTGGAGGTTCAGCCAAAGTCAGGCTGGAGATGCCACGCTGGCTGT TCACGATGAGTCAGAGAAGCGCCTCCCTAAATCCTGCTTGGTTTTGCTGTGCAAGTATGAACCAGTGCTGCGCTGGAGTCGTGATTGTGACAACAGCCTGTACCAGGGTCTGGTGGAGATCCTAATTCCTGACGTCCTCAGGCCCATTCCCA GTGCCTTAACTCAAGCCATCCGTAACTTTGCCAAGAGCTTGGAAAGTTGGCTGACCAATGCCATGATGAACATCCCAGAGGAGATGGTTCGCATCAAG GTAACTTCAGCCAATGCATTTGCCCAGACACTGCGTCGCTACACCAGTCTGAACCACCTTGCCCAGGCTGCCCGCGCTGTCCTCCAAAACACAGCTCAGATCAACCAGATGCTCTCCGACCTTAACCGTGTCGACTTCGCTAACGTTCAG GAGCAGGCTTCATGGGTATGCAGGTGTGAAGACCGGGTTGTCCAACGCCTTGAGCAGGACTTCAAGCTGACTCTTCAGCAACAGAACTCCCTGGAGCAATGGGCTGCATGGCTGGATGGCGTGGTCTCCCAAGTGCTAAAGCCGTACCAGCACAGCCCTGCCTTTCCTAAGGCCGCCAAGCTCTTTCTGCTCAAGTGGTCCTTTTACAG TTCCATGGTGATCAGGGACTTAACTCTGAGAAGTGCAGCCAGTTTTGGTTCCTTTCATCTGATCCGCCTGCTGTATGATGAGTACATGTACTATCTGATAGAGCACAGGGTGGCCCAGGCTAAAGGAGAGACCCCCATTGCTGTCATGGGAGAG TTTGCCAGTTTAGGCCGAGGTTTAAACCAGCTGGACCCTGATAAAG aagaggatgaagaagaagaagatgagagtGATGATGAAGGTCAGGAACTGACCCTTCCCTCAGACGGGGCTGTGCTAGGAGAAGAGTCTCTGGAGCCGCCTGCTAAGCTGGCCAGAACTGACCAGAGAGTCCTCTTCACTACTGGATCAGCTGACAACTAA
- the rfx1a gene encoding MHC class II regulatory factor RFX1a isoform X1, protein MASSGYVGEIQPAAPSQGASVSVTPGQPDGSSTPTTTPQFLAEIQTTVTTPTVVTPTGQATPAEQGTSITNQKPAAGSQAQSTAQAQPAQTQYVTAEIQGSPTQSGNAQGTPQYIVVTVTEGSLHSSDSVSDSSPPPAVVQTGVPTQVVQQVQPSQQRSVVQATAQIAKTEPGTQLSVTNLQPVHISQEVQQQLTSVPVQHVYTNQVQYVEGGDTNYTTSTIRSSTFSYTDTPLYTQTNAAQYYEGQPTSGSQPSTPGTPLTVSVTTGTTGAVSMFVAQPTSAAGGGTTVVTTGGTTNGAGDGAGTNGGAASSYVIQGGYMLGSSSGGATSNSQNYSHTARASPATVQWLLDNYETAEGVSLPRSTLYCHYLLHCQEQKLEPVNAASFGKLIRSVFMGLRTRRLGTRGNSKYHYYGLRIKAGSSLLRLMEDQQHLAMRQQPFSQKQRLKPVHKVEGMTNGTASGAGQQQQQQQGSGHVDISTQVQQYQQFLDASRALPEFPDIDLQGKSLPEGIELDHIKSFQLLYREHCEAILDVMVNLQFTLVETLWKTFWRFSQSQAGDATLAVHDESEKRLPKSCLVLLCKYEPVLRWSRDCDNSLYQGLVEILIPDVLRPIPSALTQAIRNFAKSLESWLTNAMMNIPEEMVRIKVTSANAFAQTLRRYTSLNHLAQAARAVLQNTAQINQMLSDLNRVDFANVQEQASWVCRCEDRVVQRLEQDFKLTLQQQNSLEQWAAWLDGVVSQVLKPYQHSPAFPKAAKLFLLKWSFYSSMVIRDLTLRSAASFGSFHLIRLLYDEYMYYLIEHRVAQAKGETPIAVMGEFASLGRGLNQLDPDKEEDEEEEDESDDEGQELTLPSDGAVLGEESLEPPAKLARTDQRVLFTTGSADN, encoded by the exons ATGGCCTCCTCGGGCTATGTAGGTGAGATCCAGCCAGCAGCCCCATCCCAGGGTGCCAGTGTTTCTGTCACACCTGGGCAACCTGACGGTAGCTCCACCCCTACAACTACTCCCCAGTTTCTGGCTGAGATTCAGACTACAGTGACTACTCCTACAGTTGTCACACCTACCGGCCAAGCTACTCCTGCTGAACAGGGCACTTCAATCACCAATCAGAAGCCTGCAGCTGGTAGTCAAGCCCAGTCCACAGCACAGGCCCAGCCAGCTCAGACTCAGTATGTAACGGCAGAGATCCAGGGCTCGCCAACACAGTCTGGAAACGCTCAAGGCACTCCTCAATACATTGTTGTTACTGTCACAG agGGCTCTCTTCACTCAAGTGACAGCGTCTCAGACTCTAGTCCACCTCCAGCTGTGGTGCAGACAGGAGTTCCCACACAGGTTGTTCAGCAGGTACAGCCATCTCAACAG AGGTCTGTGGTCCAGGCCACGGCTCAAATAGCCAAGACTGAGCCAGGAACCCAACTCAGTGTCACCAATCTACAACCTGTTCATATAAGCCAGGAG gtccagcagcagctcacatcaGTGCCAGTTCAACACGTGTACACCAATCAAGTTCAGTATGTGGAAGGAGGAGACACAAACTACACCACCAGCACCAT TCGCTCCAGTACCTTCTCTTACACTGACACACCCCTGTACACTCAGACAAACGCTGCCCAATATTATGAGGGTCAGCCAACATCAGGCTCTCAGCCCTCTACCCCTGGCACACCTCTTACAGTTTCGGTGACTACTGGAACAACAGGAGCTGTATCCATGTTTGTGGCCCAGCCCACCAGTGCAGCAGGGGGAGGAACAACAGTAGTGACCACAGGTGGCACCACCAATGGTGCAGGGGATGGGGCAGGCACGAATGGTGGCGCAGCAAGCAGCTATGTGATCCAGGGGGGTTACATGCtgggcagcagcagtggaggggCAACTAGCAACAGTCAAAACTACTCTCACACTGCCCGGGCCTCCCCAGCCACT GTACAGTGGTTGCTGGACAACTATGAGACAGCTGAAGGAGTGAGTCTGCCACGTTCCACCCTCTACTGCCACTATCTGCTGCACTGCCAGGAGCAGAAACTCGAGCCTGTCAATGCTGCCTCTTTTGGGAAACTCATTAGATCTGTGTTCATGGGGCTACGCACACGACGCTTGGGCACAAG GGGTAATTCTAAATATCACTACTATGGGCTGAGGATCAAGGCAGGCTCATCTCTTCTGCGTCTAATGGAGGACCAGCAACATCTGGCCATGAGGCAGCAGCCCTTCTCACAAAAGCAAAG GTTGAAGCCTGTGCATAAAGTGGAAGGAATGACCAATGGCACAGCATCAGGAGctggccagcagcagcaacagcagcaggggTCAGGACATGTGGACATCAGCACCCAGGTTCAGCAGTACCAGCAGTTCCTAG ATGCATCCAGAGCTCTCCCAGAGTTTCCAGACATAGACCTCCAGGGGAAGTCTTTGCCAGAGGGCATTGAGTTGGATCACATTAAGAGCTTTCAGCTACTGTACAGAGAACACTGTGAG GCCATACTAGATGTAATGGTCAACCTGCAGTTTACCCTGGTGGAAACACTTTGGAAGACCTTTTGGAGGTTCAGCCAAAGTCAGGCTGGAGATGCCACGCTGGCTGT TCACGATGAGTCAGAGAAGCGCCTCCCTAAATCCTGCTTGGTTTTGCTGTGCAAGTATGAACCAGTGCTGCGCTGGAGTCGTGATTGTGACAACAGCCTGTACCAGGGTCTGGTGGAGATCCTAATTCCTGACGTCCTCAGGCCCATTCCCA GTGCCTTAACTCAAGCCATCCGTAACTTTGCCAAGAGCTTGGAAAGTTGGCTGACCAATGCCATGATGAACATCCCAGAGGAGATGGTTCGCATCAAG GTAACTTCAGCCAATGCATTTGCCCAGACACTGCGTCGCTACACCAGTCTGAACCACCTTGCCCAGGCTGCCCGCGCTGTCCTCCAAAACACAGCTCAGATCAACCAGATGCTCTCCGACCTTAACCGTGTCGACTTCGCTAACGTTCAG GAGCAGGCTTCATGGGTATGCAGGTGTGAAGACCGGGTTGTCCAACGCCTTGAGCAGGACTTCAAGCTGACTCTTCAGCAACAGAACTCCCTGGAGCAATGGGCTGCATGGCTGGATGGCGTGGTCTCCCAAGTGCTAAAGCCGTACCAGCACAGCCCTGCCTTTCCTAAGGCCGCCAAGCTCTTTCTGCTCAAGTGGTCCTTTTACAG TTCCATGGTGATCAGGGACTTAACTCTGAGAAGTGCAGCCAGTTTTGGTTCCTTTCATCTGATCCGCCTGCTGTATGATGAGTACATGTACTATCTGATAGAGCACAGGGTGGCCCAGGCTAAAGGAGAGACCCCCATTGCTGTCATGGGAGAG TTTGCCAGTTTAGGCCGAGGTTTAAACCAGCTGGACCCTGATAAAG aagaggatgaagaagaagaagatgagagtGATGATGAAGGTCAGGAACTGACCCTTCCCTCAGACGGGGCTGTGCTAGGAGAAGAGTCTCTGGAGCCGCCTGCTAAGCTGGCCAGAACTGACCAGAGAGTCCTCTTCACTACTGGATCAGCTGACAACTAA